One segment of Hippopotamus amphibius kiboko isolate mHipAmp2 chromosome 2, mHipAmp2.hap2, whole genome shotgun sequence DNA contains the following:
- the ZNF770 gene encoding zinc finger protein 770: MSLKNMMAENNFKMLKIQQCVVANKLPRNRPYICNICFKHFETPSKLARHYLIHTGQKPFECDVCHKTFRQLVHLERHQLTHNLPFKCSICQRHFKNLKTFVKHQQLHNETYQNDVKQVRRLLEAKQEKPVYGMYHTFTAEERWALHPCSKPDPTYSPTKKKKNIHACAICGKMFPSQSKLDRHALIHTGQRPFKCVLCSKSFRQSTHLKIHQLTHSEERPFQCCFCQKGFKIQSKLLKHKQIHTRNKTFQTLSLKVKSPESCLLPSKLNAKQDSFENGDVGESEENNQLDVHSIYIVPFQCPECEECFESEQILNGHKCFPARSGKIPSRLKRSYNYKIIVKKILAKLKRAGGKKLDNFRSEKKPFKNRFLKNCDLISGEQSSEQTQRTFMGSLDKHGTYKTAGNKKKKTLTLPFSWQKHFQSQNMGKNVKGILTPENMLTMDNSVNNKDISIYGSSGEEFFEKCEVLQCGFSVPNENIHTGHKMCPCDKCEKVFPSVSKLQRHYLIHTGQRPFGCNVCGKSFRQSAHLKRHKLTHTDKIPYRKSLCQVELENLNKLFIHQGDNVNYSASQQCQTLGFQKYEVSESDQISEIKVKAESEDFILGTHCGNRQPCLSSALLESEQSHHSHCCSYSGRTERNDGLLYQCSVCSKSFRSPSKLERHYLIHAGQKPFECSVCGKTFRQAPHWKRHQLTHFKE, encoded by the coding sequence ATGTCACTGAAGAATATGATggctgaaaacaattttaaaatgctaaagatTCAACAGTGTGTTGTAGCCAACAAACTACCTAGAAACAGGCCATATATTTGCAATATTTGCTTCAAGCATTTTGAAACACCATCAAAATTAGCTAGGCATTATCTCATTCATACTGGTCAAAAGCCATTTGAATGTGACGTGTGTCATAAAACCTTTAGGCAACTAGTTCATCTGGAGAGACATCAACTAACGCATAATCTACCTTTTAAATGTAGTATTTGTCAACGCCACTTTAAGAATCTGAAGACATTCGTGAAGCACCAACAGCTTCACAATGAAACTTACCAGAATGATGTTAAACAGGTCAGAAGATTATTGGAGGCCAAGCAAGAAAAGCCAGTGTATGGAATGTATCATACTTTTACtgcagaggagaggtgggcatTACACCCATGCTCCAAGCCTGATCCTACATACAGccctacaaagaaaaaaaagaatattcatgcGTGTGCAATCTGCGGCAAGATGTTTCCATCACAATCAAAACTTGATAGGCATGCACTCATCCATACTGGTCAGAGGCCTTTTAAATGTGTCCTGTGCAGTAAATCTTTTCGACAGTCAACTCACTTAAAAATCCACCAACTCACACATTCAGAAGAAAGACCTTTTCAGTGTTGTTTTTGTCAAAAAGGATTTAAGATTCAAAGCAAACTTCTGAAGCATAAACAAATCCATACCAGGAATAAGACTTTTCAGACTCTTTCATTAAAGGTGAAGAGTCCAGAATCATGCCTCCTGCCTAGTAAATTAAATGCAAAGCAGGATAGTTTTGAAAATGGTGATGTAGGCGAATCTGAGGAGAATAATCAGCTTGATGTCCACTCTATTTATATTGTCCCTTTTCAGTGTCCAGAGTGTGAAGAATGTTTTGAATCAGAGCAGATTCTCAATGGACACAAGTGTTTTCCTGCCAGAAGTGGCAAAATTCCAAGTAGGCTCAAAAGAAGCTACAACTATAAAATCATTGTTAAAAAAATCTTGGCTAAGCTTAAACGTGCTGGGGGTAAGAAATTAGATAATTTTCGATCTGAgaaaaaaccatttaaaaacagATTCTTGAAAAATTGTGATCTTATTTCTGGTGAGCAGAGCTCTGAACAAACCCAGAGAACATTTATGGGTTCTCTTGACAAGCATGGAACATATAAGACAGCtggcaataaaaagaagaaaacattgacTTTGCCATTTTCTTGGCAAAAGCACTTCCAGAGCCAAAATATGGGAAAAAACGTAAAAGGTATTCTTACACCAGAGAACATGTTAACTATGGATAATTCTGTGAATAATAAAGACATATCTATCTATGGTTCATCAGGTGAggaattctttgaaaaatgtgaagTGCTTCAGTGTGGTTTTTCAGTtccaaatgaaaacatacatactGGACATAAGATGTGTCCTTGTGACAAATGTGAGAAAGTGTTTCCTTCTGTATCTAAACTACAAAGACACTATTTAATTCATACTGGACAGAGGCCTTTTGGCTGTAATGTTTGTGGGAAGTCTTTTAGACAGTCAGCTCACTTGAAAAGACATAAATTAACTCATACTGATAAGATTCCATATAGAAAATCTCTTTGCCAAGTGGAATTGGAAAATTTGAACAAACTTTTCATTCATCAAGGTGATAATGTTAACTATAGTGCTTCCCAACAATGTCAGACTCTTGGTTTTCAAAAATACGAGGTCTCTGAGTCAGATCAGatatcagaaataaaagttaAGGCAGAATCAGAGGATTTCATTCTTGGTACCCACTGTGGGAACAGGCAGCCCTGTCTCTCTAGTGCACTTCTGGAATCAGAGCAGAGCCATCATAGTCATTGTTGTAGTTACTCAGGGCGTACTGAGAGGAATGACGGCCTTCTTTACCAATGCAGTGTTTGTTCTAAGAGTTTCAGATCCCCATCTAAACTGGAAAGACACTATCTAATTCATGCAGGGCAAAAGCCATTTGAATGCTCAGTTTGTGGCAAAACATTCAGACAGGCTCCTCACTGGAAGAGACATCAACTTACTCACTTTAAGGAATGA